In Streptomyces sp. NBC_00878, a single window of DNA contains:
- a CDS encoding SDR family oxidoreductase, with product MAGMATHLITGAGSGIGAAVARRLHARGDELVLHARDAGRAKELAAEFPGAGTLVGDLADPDRLSWAFSHQTLPDRVDSLLHVAGVVDLGPVGELTPKTWRHQLNVNLIAPAELTRHFLPQLRVTQGHVIFVNSGAGLRASADWSAYAASKHGLKALADSLRNEEHANGVRVTTVYPGRTASPMQAKVHQQEGKEYDASKWIDPESVATTILMALDLPRDAEINDLTVRPGR from the coding sequence ATGGCGGGCATGGCTACTCATCTGATCACCGGGGCCGGTTCCGGCATCGGCGCGGCCGTCGCCCGACGCCTCCACGCGCGCGGGGACGAACTCGTCCTGCACGCGCGCGACGCGGGCCGCGCGAAGGAGCTGGCCGCCGAGTTCCCCGGGGCCGGGACCCTCGTCGGTGACCTGGCGGACCCGGACCGGCTCTCCTGGGCCTTCTCGCACCAGACGCTGCCCGACCGTGTGGACTCGCTCCTGCACGTGGCGGGTGTGGTCGACCTCGGGCCGGTCGGCGAGCTGACCCCCAAGACCTGGCGTCACCAGCTCAACGTGAACCTGATCGCGCCCGCCGAGCTGACCCGTCACTTCCTGCCCCAACTCCGCGTCACCCAGGGCCATGTGATCTTCGTCAACTCCGGCGCCGGCCTCCGCGCCTCCGCCGACTGGTCCGCGTACGCCGCGTCCAAGCACGGCCTGAAGGCCCTCGCCGACTCCCTGCGCAACGAGGAGCACGCCAACGGCGTCCGCGTCACGACCGTCTATCCCGGCCGCACCGCGAGCCCCATGCAGGCCAAGGTCCACCAGCAGGAGGGCAAGGAGTACGACGCCTCGAAGTGGATCGACCCCGAGTCCGTCGCGACGACCATCCTCATGGCACTCGACCTGCCCCGGGACGCGGAGATCAACGACCTGACGGTACGCCCCGGCCGCTGA
- the mnmA gene encoding tRNA 2-thiouridine(34) synthase MnmA translates to MTETSQRPRPLRVLAAMSGGVDSAVAAARAAEAGHDVTGVHLALSANPQSFRTGARGCCTIEDSRDARRAADVIGIPFYVWDLAERFREDVVEDFVAEYEAGRTPNPCLRCNEKIKFAALLDKALALGFDAVCTGHYAQVIVREDGTRELHRASDMAKDQSYVLGVLDDRQLAHALFPLGDTVTTKDEIREEAERRGLAVAKKPDSHDICFIADGDTQGFLAKHLGKAEGDIVDESGTVVGTHEGAYGFTIGQRKGLRIGTPAPDGKPRYVLDISPVDNTVTVGPAAALGVSALTAVKPRWCGAAPAGPGTYTAQLRAHGGETTVTAELVDGELRVRFEEPVRGVAPGQAIVLYDDTRVVGSATIATTTRAATALA, encoded by the coding sequence ATGACTGAGACCTCGCAGCGCCCCCGCCCCCTCCGTGTACTGGCCGCCATGTCTGGCGGCGTGGATTCCGCCGTCGCCGCCGCCCGCGCCGCGGAAGCCGGGCACGACGTGACCGGTGTCCACCTCGCCCTCTCGGCGAACCCGCAATCGTTCCGCACGGGCGCGCGTGGCTGTTGCACCATCGAGGATTCGCGCGACGCCCGCCGCGCCGCGGACGTCATCGGCATCCCGTTCTACGTGTGGGACCTCGCCGAGCGCTTCCGCGAGGACGTGGTCGAGGACTTCGTCGCCGAGTACGAGGCGGGCCGCACCCCGAACCCCTGCCTGCGCTGCAACGAGAAGATCAAGTTCGCGGCCCTGCTCGACAAGGCCCTCGCCCTCGGCTTCGACGCGGTCTGCACGGGCCACTACGCCCAGGTGATCGTGCGCGAGGACGGCACGCGCGAGCTGCACCGCGCCTCCGACATGGCCAAGGACCAGTCGTACGTCCTCGGCGTGCTCGACGACCGCCAGCTCGCGCACGCGCTCTTCCCGCTCGGCGACACGGTCACCACGAAGGACGAGATCCGCGAGGAGGCCGAGCGCCGGGGCCTCGCCGTCGCCAAGAAGCCGGACTCGCACGACATCTGCTTCATCGCCGACGGCGACACCCAGGGCTTCCTCGCGAAGCACCTGGGCAAGGCGGAGGGCGACATCGTCGACGAGTCCGGCACGGTCGTCGGCACCCACGAGGGCGCGTACGGCTTCACGATCGGCCAGCGCAAGGGCCTGCGCATCGGCACCCCGGCCCCCGACGGCAAGCCGCGGTACGTCCTCGACATCTCGCCCGTGGACAACACCGTGACGGTCGGCCCCGCCGCCGCCCTGGGAGTCTCGGCCCTGACGGCCGTCAAGCCCCGCTGGTGCGGCGCCGCTCCGGCCGGCCCGGGGACGTACACGGCCCAGCTCCGCGCCCACGGCGGCGAGACGACGGTCACCGCCGAACTCGTCGACGGCGAGCTCCGCGTGCGCTTCGAGGAGCCCGTCCGCGGCGTCGCCCCCGGCCAGGCGATCGTCCTGTACGACGACACGCGCGTGGTGGGCTCGGCGACGATCGCGACCACGACGCGCGCGGCGACGGCGCTCGCCTAG
- a CDS encoding class I SAM-dependent methyltransferase — translation MGATRLNRNRTTLTHHVRYALRYPERVPAHTRRAARDAWLRLRYGHDHIAYYRAVMASDAARGAEAAVGHNPSRDRWTQIGLMQFDYLVRHGLKPEHRMLEIGCGNLRAGRLFIDYLENGHYYGIDISPDILIAAQDTLVQEGLQARLPHLTLTDDLTFAFLPDAHFDVVHAHSVFSHSPPDVIEECFAHVGRILAPGGFFDFTFDRTEGREHQVLHEDFYYRTETLVELAGKHGLSARFMDDWETLPHRQSKMRVTVSHTAGGGP, via the coding sequence ATGGGAGCCACGCGCCTGAACCGTAACCGCACGACCCTCACCCACCATGTGCGCTACGCCCTGCGCTATCCCGAGCGGGTCCCCGCGCACACGCGCCGGGCCGCGCGTGACGCCTGGCTGCGGCTGAGGTACGGCCATGACCACATCGCGTACTACCGGGCCGTGATGGCCTCGGACGCCGCGCGAGGCGCCGAGGCGGCGGTGGGGCACAACCCGTCCCGCGACCGGTGGACACAGATCGGCCTGATGCAGTTCGACTATCTGGTGCGGCACGGGCTGAAGCCGGAGCACCGGATGCTGGAGATCGGCTGCGGGAACCTGCGCGCCGGGCGGCTGTTCATCGACTACCTGGAGAACGGCCACTACTACGGGATCGACATCTCGCCGGACATCCTCATCGCGGCCCAGGACACCCTCGTACAGGAAGGCCTGCAGGCCCGGCTGCCCCATCTGACGCTCACCGACGACCTGACGTTCGCGTTCCTGCCGGACGCGCACTTCGACGTGGTGCACGCGCACAGCGTGTTCTCGCACTCGCCGCCGGACGTCATCGAGGAGTGCTTCGCGCACGTCGGCCGGATCCTCGCGCCCGGCGGCTTCTTCGACTTCACCTTCGACCGGACCGAGGGCAGGGAACACCAGGTCCTGCACGAGGACTTCTACTACCGCACGGAGACCCTCGTCGAACTGGCCGGGAAACACGGCCTGTCGGCCCGTTTCATGGACGACTGGGAGACGCTGCCGCACCGCCAGTCGAAGATGCGCGTGACCGTGTCCCACACGGCCGGAGGCGGCCCGTGA
- a CDS encoding DUF427 domain-containing protein produces the protein MTQGHRITVEQGTEHVRVVRGGQVLAESTRPLLLRETGLPVRYYLPVEDVRLELLAPSETRTHCPFKGDASYWSLPDAPDLVWTYSDPKPEVAEIKDHLCFYEVEVVAPEPR, from the coding sequence ATGACCCAAGGCCATCGCATCACCGTCGAGCAGGGCACTGAGCACGTCCGTGTCGTGCGCGGCGGACAGGTGCTCGCGGAGAGCACGCGCCCGCTGCTGCTGCGCGAGACGGGCCTCCCCGTGCGCTACTACCTGCCCGTGGAGGACGTACGCCTCGAACTGCTGGCTCCGTCGGAGACCCGCACCCATTGCCCCTTCAAGGGCGACGCGTCCTACTGGTCGCTGCCGGACGCCCCCGACCTTGTCTGGACATACTCGGACCCGAAGCCGGAGGTCGCCGAGATCAAGGACCACCTGTGCTTCTACGAAGTAGAAGTCGTCGCCCCTGAGCCCCGCTGA
- a CDS encoding TetR family transcriptional regulator, whose amino-acid sequence MSHTLGIRQAQKQKTRQAFLDAALGLLEEQSLSSLGLREVTRAVGVAPTAFYRHFHSTADLGVALVEEALGSLHPMIAGTVSAACESDERINRAVALIARHVREHPAHIRFIARERNGGVQKVRAAIAEQMDRFTAEVRTELAKQPESAGWSDDDLLMLAGLYVDQMLMTASTFLEAAPEEQDQVARVATRRMLLIAIGRRHWLG is encoded by the coding sequence ATGAGTCACACCCTCGGCATCCGGCAGGCCCAGAAACAGAAGACCCGACAGGCGTTCCTGGACGCCGCGTTGGGCCTGCTGGAGGAGCAGAGCCTCAGCAGTCTGGGCCTGCGCGAGGTCACCCGGGCCGTCGGCGTCGCCCCGACCGCCTTCTACCGGCACTTCCACTCGACCGCGGATCTCGGGGTCGCCCTGGTCGAGGAGGCGCTGGGCAGCCTGCACCCGATGATCGCCGGCACCGTGTCCGCGGCCTGCGAGAGCGACGAACGCATCAACCGGGCCGTTGCCCTGATCGCCCGTCATGTGCGTGAGCATCCCGCGCACATCCGTTTCATCGCACGCGAACGCAACGGCGGCGTACAGAAGGTCCGGGCCGCGATCGCGGAGCAGATGGACCGGTTCACCGCCGAGGTGCGGACCGAACTGGCCAAGCAGCCCGAGTCGGCCGGCTGGAGCGACGACGACCTGCTGATGCTCGCCGGCCTGTACGTCGACCAGATGCTGATGACCGCCAGTACGTTCCTGGAGGCGGCCCCCGAGGAACAGGACCAGGTGGCCCGGGTGGCCACCCGCCGGATGCTGCTGATCGCCATCGGCCGCCGCCACTGGCTGGGCTGA
- a CDS encoding N-acetylmuramoyl-L-alanine amidase, which yields MHDQVGETAGDTDRRIGRRALLIGGAVAAVGTGVLARDELGRMWWRLPSVEKPREEGAVDFRGARWIAASSANWRRADRPDDFGIDRVIIHVTQGSYQSAVKVFQDPGHGAAAHYIVSKDGRVTQMIRELDVAFHAGNREFNERSVGIEHEGFVDRPEDFTDAMYEASARLTARICARYAIPVDREHIIGHVEVPGTDHTDPGPHWDWKKYIPLVREAAERSASPSAEPSTRGA from the coding sequence ATGCACGATCAGGTGGGGGAGACGGCCGGGGACACGGACCGGCGCATCGGACGCCGTGCGCTGCTCATCGGCGGGGCCGTGGCCGCCGTGGGCACCGGTGTGCTGGCCCGGGACGAGCTGGGGCGCATGTGGTGGCGGCTGCCGAGCGTGGAGAAGCCGCGCGAGGAAGGCGCGGTCGACTTCCGTGGCGCGCGCTGGATCGCGGCGTCCTCGGCGAACTGGCGGCGGGCGGACCGGCCCGACGACTTCGGCATAGACCGCGTGATCATCCATGTCACACAGGGCAGTTACCAGAGCGCGGTGAAGGTCTTCCAGGACCCGGGCCACGGCGCCGCCGCGCACTACATCGTCAGCAAGGACGGCCGTGTCACGCAGATGATCCGCGAGCTGGACGTGGCGTTCCACGCGGGCAACCGCGAATTCAACGAGCGGAGCGTCGGCATCGAGCACGAGGGCTTCGTGGACCGCCCGGAAGACTTCACGGACGCGATGTACGAGGCCTCGGCCCGCCTGACGGCCCGGATCTGCGCCCGGTACGCCATCCCGGTCGACCGCGAGCACATCATCGGCCATGTCGAGGTACCGGGCACGGACCACACGGACCCGGGCCCGCACTGGGACTGGAAAAAATACATACCCCTGGTCCGCGAGGCAGCCGAGCGGTCGGCCTCCCCGTCGGCGGAGCCGTCCACGCGCGGCGCGTAG
- a CDS encoding cysteine desulfurase family protein, which yields MAYLDHAATTPMLPEAVEAMTAQFAVTGNASSLHAAGRRARRTVEEGRETLAEALGARPSEVVFTSGGTEADNLAVKGLYWSRRDADPARTRVLASPVEHHAVLDAVHWLGEHEGATVEYLPVDRYGRVHPEALREAIERDPDDVALVTVMWANNEIGTVMPVRELADVAGEFDIPLHADAVQAFGQIPVDFGASGLAAMTVSGHKVGGPYGIGALLLGREYSPVPVLHGGGQERHVRSGTLDVPAVAAFAVAGRTAAEQRAWFVREIGGLRDELVDAVRKAVPDAILGGDPSNEGRLPANAHFMFPGCEGDSLLLLLDAQGIECSTGSACTAGVAQPSHVLLATGTGPDLARGTLRFSFGHTSTETDVEAVAKAIGPAVARARTAGLS from the coding sequence ATGGCATACCTCGACCACGCCGCGACCACCCCGATGCTCCCGGAGGCGGTCGAGGCAATGACCGCGCAGTTCGCCGTCACCGGCAACGCCTCCTCCCTCCACGCCGCCGGCCGCCGCGCCCGCCGGACGGTCGAGGAAGGCCGCGAAACCCTCGCGGAAGCCCTGGGCGCCCGCCCCAGCGAGGTGGTCTTCACCTCCGGCGGCACCGAGGCCGACAACCTCGCCGTGAAGGGCCTGTACTGGTCCCGCCGCGACGCCGACCCGGCCCGCACCCGCGTCCTCGCGAGCCCCGTGGAGCACCACGCCGTCCTCGACGCGGTCCACTGGCTCGGCGAGCACGAGGGCGCCACGGTCGAGTACCTCCCGGTCGACCGGTACGGCCGCGTCCACCCCGAGGCCCTCCGCGAGGCCATCGAGCGTGACCCCGACGACGTCGCCCTCGTGACCGTCATGTGGGCGAACAACGAGATCGGTACGGTCATGCCGGTCCGCGAACTGGCCGACGTGGCAGGGGAGTTCGACATCCCGCTGCACGCCGACGCCGTCCAGGCCTTCGGTCAGATCCCCGTCGACTTCGGCGCCTCGGGCCTCGCCGCGATGACCGTCTCGGGCCACAAGGTCGGCGGCCCGTACGGCATCGGAGCGCTGCTGCTGGGCCGCGAGTACAGCCCCGTACCCGTCCTGCACGGCGGGGGCCAGGAGCGGCACGTACGCTCCGGCACGCTGGACGTGCCCGCCGTCGCCGCGTTCGCCGTGGCGGGCCGGACCGCCGCCGAGCAGCGCGCGTGGTTCGTCCGCGAGATCGGCGGGCTGCGCGACGAACTGGTCGACGCCGTCCGCAAGGCCGTACCGGACGCGATCCTCGGCGGCGATCCGTCGAACGAGGGCCGGCTGCCCGCCAACGCCCACTTCATGTTCCCCGGCTGCGAGGGCGACTCGCTGCTCCTGCTGCTCGACGCGCAGGGCATCGAGTGCTCCACGGGTTCCGCGTGCACGGCGGGGGTGGCCCAGCCCAGCCACGTCCTCCTCGCCACCGGCACCGGCCCGGACCTGGCCCGCGGCACCCTCCGCTTCTCCTTCGGCCACACCTCGACGGAGACGGACGTCGAGGCGGTCGCGAAGGCGATCGGCCCGGCAGTGGCACGGGCTCGGACGGCGGGCCTCAGCTAG
- the ligA gene encoding NAD-dependent DNA ligase LigA, which produces MAGDKDAQLASAAGPVPPEAREKHAQLAEQIEEHRFRYYVKDAPVVSDADFDKLLRALEALEDEHPELRTPDSPTQKVAGAYEADFVGTTFSAVQHRERMMSLDNAFDDEELAAWADRVAKEVGTSDHHFLCELKVDGLAVNLTYEHGRLTRAATRGDGRTGEDITPNVRTITEIPDRLHGDRIPDLVEIRGEVYFPMEQFEELNARLVEAGDKPFANPRNAAAGSLRQKDPRITATRPLHMVVHGIGALEGFDGMSRLSAAYDLLHAWGLPTTRYGKVVDDLDGVREFIAYYGDNRHSVEHEIDGVVVKLDEIPLQGRLGSTSRAPRWAIAWKYAPEEVNTKLVNIRVGVGRTGRVTPYAQVEPVTVAGSEVEFATLHNQDVVKAKGVLIGDTVVLRKAGDVIPEILGPVVDLRDGSEREFVMPAECPECGTPLAPAKEGDIDLRCPNGQTCPAQLRERLFYLGGRKSLDIENFGYVAAAALTKPLEPAEPPLRDEGDLFDLTIEQLLPIKAYVLDQDSGLPKRDPKTGEEKIATVFANQEGAPRKNALAMLENIAAAKERPLARIITGLSIRHVGPVAAEALAREFRSIDRIQEATEEELAAVEGVGSIIAASLKQWFTVDWHQEILRKWKASGVRVEEESSGEDEGPRPLEGLTVVVTGTLDHHTRDGAKEALQSRGAKVTGSVSKKTSFVVVGDNPGSKYDKAMQLKVPVLNEEGFAVLLEQGPEAAAEVALPTEE; this is translated from the coding sequence GTGGCCGGCGACAAGGACGCACAATTGGCCTCGGCTGCGGGGCCCGTGCCCCCCGAGGCGCGGGAGAAGCACGCGCAGCTCGCTGAGCAGATCGAGGAGCACCGCTTCCGGTACTACGTGAAGGACGCGCCGGTCGTCAGCGACGCCGACTTCGACAAACTCCTGCGCGCTCTGGAGGCGTTGGAGGACGAGCATCCCGAGCTGCGCACCCCCGACTCACCGACCCAGAAGGTCGCGGGGGCGTACGAGGCTGATTTTGTCGGCACGACGTTCTCGGCCGTCCAACACCGCGAGCGCATGATGTCCCTCGACAACGCCTTCGACGACGAGGAGCTGGCCGCCTGGGCGGACCGCGTCGCCAAGGAGGTCGGCACCTCCGACCACCACTTCCTGTGCGAGCTGAAGGTCGACGGCCTCGCGGTCAACCTCACGTACGAGCACGGCCGTCTCACGCGCGCGGCGACCCGTGGCGACGGCCGCACCGGCGAGGACATCACGCCCAACGTCCGTACGATCACGGAGATCCCCGACCGTCTCCACGGCGACCGCATCCCGGACCTCGTGGAGATCCGCGGCGAGGTCTACTTCCCGATGGAGCAGTTCGAGGAGCTCAACGCCCGTCTGGTGGAGGCGGGTGACAAGCCCTTCGCCAACCCGCGCAACGCGGCGGCGGGTTCACTCCGCCAGAAGGACCCCCGCATCACCGCGACCCGGCCGCTGCACATGGTCGTGCACGGCATCGGCGCCCTTGAGGGCTTCGACGGCATGAGCCGCCTGTCAGCGGCCTACGACCTGCTGCACGCGTGGGGCCTGCCGACGACCCGCTACGGCAAGGTGGTCGACGACCTCGACGGCGTACGCGAGTTCATCGCCTACTACGGAGACAACCGCCACTCCGTGGAGCACGAGATCGACGGCGTGGTCGTCAAGCTCGACGAGATCCCCCTCCAGGGCCGCCTCGGCTCGACCTCCCGGGCCCCGCGCTGGGCGATCGCGTGGAAGTACGCGCCGGAGGAGGTCAACACCAAACTGGTCAACATCCGCGTGGGCGTGGGCCGCACGGGCCGTGTCACTCCGTACGCGCAGGTGGAGCCCGTCACGGTGGCCGGCTCCGAGGTCGAGTTCGCCACGCTGCACAACCAGGACGTGGTGAAGGCCAAGGGCGTCCTCATCGGCGACACCGTGGTGCTCCGCAAGGCCGGAGACGTCATCCCGGAGATCCTCGGCCCGGTCGTCGACCTGCGGGACGGCAGCGAGCGGGAGTTCGTGATGCCCGCCGAGTGCCCCGAGTGCGGCACACCGCTGGCGCCCGCCAAGGAGGGCGACATCGACCTCCGCTGCCCGAACGGCCAGACCTGCCCTGCCCAGTTGCGCGAGCGCCTCTTCTACCTCGGGGGCCGCAAGTCCCTGGACATCGAGAACTTCGGTTACGTCGCCGCCGCCGCGCTCACCAAGCCCCTGGAGCCCGCCGAGCCACCCCTGCGGGACGAGGGCGACCTCTTCGACCTCACCATCGAGCAGTTGCTGCCCATCAAGGCGTACGTCCTCGACCAGGACAGCGGACTGCCCAAGCGGGATCCGAAGACCGGCGAGGAGAAGATCGCCACCGTCTTCGCCAACCAGGAGGGCGCGCCCAGGAAGAACGCGCTCGCGATGCTGGAGAACATCGCGGCGGCCAAGGAGCGCCCGCTCGCCCGGATCATCACCGGCCTGTCCATCCGGCACGTGGGGCCGGTCGCGGCCGAGGCCCTGGCCCGCGAGTTCCGCTCCATCGACCGCATCCAGGAGGCCACGGAGGAGGAGCTGGCCGCCGTCGAGGGCGTCGGGTCCATCATCGCCGCCTCGCTGAAGCAGTGGTTCACGGTGGACTGGCACCAGGAGATCCTGCGCAAGTGGAAGGCCTCCGGTGTCCGCGTGGAGGAGGAGAGCTCCGGCGAGGACGAGGGACCTCGCCCGCTCGAAGGGCTCACGGTCGTCGTCACCGGGACCCTGGACCATCACACGCGTGACGGAGCGAAAGAGGCGCTGCAGAGCCGGGGAGCGAAAGTGACCGGTTCGGTTTCGAAGAAGACATCTTTTGTTGTCGTGGGCGACAATCCTGGATCGAAGTATGACAAGGCAATGCAGCTCAAAGTGCCGGTTCTGAACGAGGAGGGCTTCGCCGTTCTGCTCGAACAAGGACCGGAGGCAGCGGCCGAAGTCGCGCTTCCGACCGAGGAGTAG
- a CDS encoding thioesterase family protein, producing the protein MSEAAALHATRATIGDSEFDRDTTVTPREPGVYDIDLSAGWSVIGAVNGGYLLAVLGRALADALPHTDPFTISAHYLTASQPGPAVVRTDVVRTGRTLSTGQASLYQYDGEGREVERLRVLASYGDLDGLPDDIRTAARPPAIPPMDQCLGPEDGPGPLAGSVSSTITGRLALKLDPATLGWALGSPSGRGEMRSWLGLADGRDADPFSLLLAVDALPPTAFEIGLSGWVPTVELTVHVRCRPAPGPLRVSITTRNLAGGFLEEDAEVWDSADRLVAQSRQLARVRLG; encoded by the coding sequence ATGTCAGAAGCAGCTGCCCTGCACGCGACGCGGGCCACCATCGGCGACAGCGAGTTCGACCGCGACACCACGGTCACCCCACGCGAACCCGGTGTCTACGACATAGACCTGTCCGCCGGGTGGTCGGTCATCGGCGCCGTCAACGGCGGCTATCTGCTCGCCGTCCTCGGCCGCGCGCTCGCGGACGCCCTGCCGCACACCGACCCGTTCACGATCTCCGCGCACTACCTCACCGCGTCCCAGCCGGGCCCGGCGGTCGTCCGCACCGACGTCGTACGCACCGGTCGCACCCTCTCCACCGGCCAGGCGTCCCTGTACCAGTACGACGGCGAGGGCCGCGAGGTCGAGCGGCTCCGCGTGCTCGCCTCGTACGGAGACCTCGACGGCCTGCCCGACGACATCCGTACGGCGGCCCGGCCGCCCGCGATACCGCCCATGGACCAGTGCCTCGGACCCGAGGACGGACCCGGCCCCCTCGCCGGCTCCGTCAGCTCCACCATCACCGGGCGGCTGGCGCTCAAGCTCGACCCCGCCACGCTGGGCTGGGCCCTCGGATCGCCGTCCGGCAGGGGTGAGATGCGGTCCTGGCTCGGCCTCGCCGACGGCCGTGACGCGGACCCCTTCTCGCTGCTCCTCGCGGTGGACGCGCTGCCGCCGACCGCCTTCGAGATCGGCCTGTCCGGCTGGGTGCCGACGGTCGAGTTGACCGTGCACGTGCGCTGCCGTCCGGCGCCGGGTCCGCTCCGGGTCTCCATCACCACCCGCAACCTCGCCGGCGGCTTCCTGGAGGAGGACGCCGAGGTGTGGGACAGCGCGGACCGGCTCGTCGCACAGTCACGGCAACTGGCCAGGGTGCGGCTCGGCTGA
- a CDS encoding methionine synthase: MSENSEFRPGPATGIGSMPGGDAREAAKTVTGTFEGPETGMPFLAELPARGPGADMIGRTAGMLAELYARVEPSGWRLGDRPGRDTKRARSWLGEDLDAMEEFTQGYHGPLKVQAVGPWTLAAALELRNGEVALSDPGACRDLAGSLAEGLREHLAEVRRRVPGADVVLQLDEPSLFAVLSGRVRSASGYRTHRAVDRQVVEATLRDVVRVQADGPVVVHSCAPDVPFALLRRAGATAVSFDFALLTERDDDAIGEAVEGGTKLFAGVVPGTDAPLSDPAGSVMGVRTLWRRLGLNPGVLADAVTLTPSCGLAGASPEYARKALAHCVRAARSLADNPE; the protein is encoded by the coding sequence GTGAGCGAAAACAGCGAGTTCAGGCCTGGCCCCGCGACCGGGATCGGGTCGATGCCGGGCGGGGACGCCCGGGAGGCCGCCAAGACCGTGACCGGGACCTTCGAGGGCCCCGAGACGGGCATGCCGTTCCTGGCGGAACTGCCCGCGCGCGGCCCCGGCGCCGACATGATCGGCCGGACCGCCGGGATGCTCGCCGAGCTGTACGCGCGCGTGGAGCCCAGCGGCTGGCGGCTCGGGGACCGGCCGGGGCGGGACACCAAGCGGGCCCGGTCCTGGCTCGGCGAAGACCTCGACGCCATGGAGGAGTTCACCCAGGGCTACCACGGCCCGCTGAAGGTCCAGGCGGTCGGCCCCTGGACGCTCGCCGCCGCGCTGGAACTGCGCAACGGCGAGGTGGCGCTCTCCGACCCCGGAGCCTGCCGGGACCTCGCAGGGTCGCTCGCCGAGGGACTGCGCGAACACCTCGCCGAGGTACGCCGTCGCGTGCCCGGCGCCGACGTCGTCCTACAACTCGACGAACCGTCCCTCTTCGCCGTACTGAGCGGTCGCGTGAGGTCCGCGAGCGGCTATCGCACCCACCGGGCCGTGGACCGGCAAGTCGTCGAGGCCACGCTGCGGGACGTCGTCCGCGTACAGGCCGACGGCCCGGTCGTCGTGCACTCGTGCGCCCCCGACGTACCGTTCGCGCTGTTGCGCAGGGCCGGGGCGACCGCAGTCTCCTTCGACTTCGCTCTCCTCACCGAGCGTGACGACGACGCGATCGGGGAAGCAGTGGAAGGGGGGACCAAGCTCTTCGCCGGTGTCGTCCCGGGGACGGATGCCCCATTGTCAGACCCTGCCGGTAGCGTCATGGGTGTCAGGACGCTGTGGCGCAGGCTGGGGCTGAATCCGGGGGTTCTCGCGGACGCGGTCACGCTCACCCCGTCGTGCGGACTCGCGGGCGCTTCCCCCGAGTACGCGCGCAAGGCGCTCGCTCACTGCGTCCGGGCGGCGAGATCCCTCGCGGACAACCCAGAGTAA
- a CDS encoding TIGR00730 family Rossman fold protein, whose protein sequence is MNICVFLSAADLDERYTGPARQFAELLGKGGHTLVWGGSDVGLMKVVADGVQEAGGRLLGVSVEFLAAKARAGADEMVIAGDLAERKALLLEKADAVVVMVGGTGTLDEATEILELKKHGHTDKPVVLLNTAGFYDGLKEQFRRMEDEGFLPRPLTDLVFFAEEPVGALAYLEESQGTQ, encoded by the coding sequence ATGAATATCTGTGTCTTCCTCTCGGCCGCCGACCTCGACGAGCGCTACACCGGTCCCGCCCGACAGTTCGCCGAGCTGCTCGGCAAGGGCGGGCACACGCTGGTGTGGGGCGGTTCGGACGTCGGGCTCATGAAGGTGGTCGCCGACGGTGTGCAGGAGGCGGGAGGGCGGCTGCTGGGCGTCTCCGTGGAGTTCCTGGCCGCCAAAGCGCGCGCGGGAGCCGACGAGATGGTCATCGCGGGCGACCTCGCCGAGCGTAAAGCGCTGCTTCTGGAGAAGGCCGACGCGGTCGTGGTCATGGTCGGGGGTACGGGCACGCTCGACGAGGCGACCGAGATCCTGGAGCTGAAGAAGCACGGGCACACGGACAAGCCGGTCGTGCTGCTGAACACGGCGGGTTTCTACGACGGCCTGAAGGAGCAGTTCCGCCGCATGGAGGACGAGGGCTTCCTGCCGAGGCCGCTGACGGACCTCGTGTTCTTCGCCGAGGAGCCCGTCGGGGCGCTCGCCTACCTGGAGGAGAGCCAGGGCACGCAGTGA
- a CDS encoding DUF4190 domain-containing protein: MELTTAAPRLRSTVRDADGMAVASFILGLVGLLALNIFLGPVAIALASTALYRGTTRRGRAFLGLALGIADLLVLLAFMSADSTLSWSF; this comes from the coding sequence ATGGAACTCACCACCGCCGCCCCGCGGCTCCGGAGTACTGTCCGTGACGCCGACGGCATGGCCGTCGCGTCGTTCATCCTGGGCCTCGTCGGCCTGCTGGCCCTGAACATCTTCCTCGGCCCCGTCGCCATCGCCCTCGCCTCGACGGCCCTCTACCGGGGCACCACGCGCCGCGGCCGCGCGTTCCTGGGCCTCGCCCTGGGAATCGCCGACCTCCTGGTCCTCCTGGCCTTCATGTCGGCGGACAGCACGCTGTCCTGGAGCTTCTGA